A portion of the Oncorhynchus clarkii lewisi isolate Uvic-CL-2024 chromosome 27, UVic_Ocla_1.0, whole genome shotgun sequence genome contains these proteins:
- the LOC139385759 gene encoding tripartite motif-containing protein 42-like — translation MRNNPKAKHTGKEICSQDAQTKAELDPVTRSLALHLCCPACDTLLLQPVSLPCGHCLCRPCLEGVRKKPPSTKASDAEQPQPCSQCPRCLVHYSLQPGESWHFPENLLLANVAEQLLERLEGLRWVKQPKNTRAKKIPLRVTACEICCKQREAQRYCHTCGLNYCAKCLRKLHGKRAFQVHVLTEPVESGCRDPCPTHHDRSLSHCCLDDGALGCQGCMEQGHQGHNVSLVHEARAHMELRARTGSDGTELRSHVCEGFLSLRNVLLDQEALLLSHLDNLTSSTCSGAIDFLQTSAPLLGSLTGLEMISEQALLEPNTVAFLTGAMALTQRLQRVNGDIQRPALTLQEGEPFKGVKMDFDALFRDLQALLGTHLHWKSPEVAAVVSVATGMEADVLEGCCEVVQLPSCPGTPHRSLADSPRSPRTPRSHRKLVMEEQLGLSAGDCSDKERYLLPRPPIIYQHIVSGATVEIFWMLPMGEEVETFDIHFQDAVTLGMAMEEGKGVVLVGLKTCNLQTARLCLNTHYLFRARSVNSNGAGEWSSSYRVNTECQGDEAKAAVTQEI, via the exons ATGCGCAACAACCCCAAAGCCAAACACACAGGAAAGGAGATATG CTCTCAGGATGCCCAGACAAAAGCTGAGCTTGACCCAGTGACCCGCTCCCTGGCTCTCCACCTGTGCTGCCCAGCCTGTGacactctcctcctccagcctgTGTCTCTGCCCTGTGGCCACTGCCTCTGTCGGCCCTGCCTGGAAGGCGTCCGCAAGAAGCCGCCCAGCACCAAGGCCTCTGATGCCGAGCAACCTCAGCCCTGCTCCCAGTGCCCCCGCTGCCTGGTCCACTACTCCCTCCAGCCCGGCGAGTCCTGGCACTTCCCAGAGAACCTTCTCCTGGCTAACGTGGCTGAGCAGCTCCTGGAAAGGCTTGAGGGCCTGAGGTGGGTGAAGCAACCCAAAAACACCCGTGCCAAGAAGATACCCCTGAGGGTGACCGCCTGCGAGATCTGCTGTAAGCAGCGCGAGGCCCAGCGCTACTGCCACACCTGCGGCCTTAACTACTGTGCCAAGTGCCTGAGAAAACTCCATGGCAAACGGGCATTCCAGGTCCACGTGCTGACGGAGCCCGTGGAGAGCGGGTGCCGCGATCCGTGCCCCACCCACCACGACCGCTCCCTGTCCCACTGTTGCCTTGACGACGGAGCTCTAGGGTGCCAGGGGTGCATGGAACAGGGGCACCAGGGACACAATGTGTCTCTAGTCCACGAGGCCCGCGCCCACATGGAG TTGAGGGCCCGGACGGGCTCCGACGGCACCGAGCTAAGAAGCCATGTATGCGAGGGCTTCCTGTCTCTCCGTAATGTCCTGCTAGACCAGGAGGCATTGCTGCTCTCACACCTGGACAACCTGACCTCCAGCACCTGCAGCGGAGCCATTGACTTCCTCCAGACCTCTGCCCCACTCCTGGGCTCCCTGACTGGGCTGGAGATGATCTCTGAACAGGCCCTCCTGGAGCCCAACACCGTGGCCTTCCTGACCGGGGCCATGGCTCTGACCCAGCGGCTGCAGAGGGTCAACGGGGACATTCAACGCCCTGCCCTGACTCTCCAGGAGGGGGAGCCCTTCAAGGGGGTGAAGATGGACTTTGATGCCCTCTTTAGGGACCTGCAGGCCCTGCTGGGGACCCACCTCCACTGGAAGAGCCCCGAAGTGGCTGCAGTGGTTTCTGTGGCGACCGGCATGGAGGCAGACGTTTTGGAGGGGTGCTGCGAGGTGGTGCAGCTGCCGTCATGCCCAGGGACCCCGCACCGCTCCCTGGCGGACTCACCCCGAAGCCCCCGGACCCCCAGGAGCCACAGGAAGCTGGTGATGGAGGAACAGCTGGGCCTGTCAGCTGGGGACTGCAGCGATAAGGAACGCTATCTGCTGCCCAGGCCCCCCATCATCTACCAGCACATCGTCAGTGGAGCCACTGTGGAG aTCTTCTGGATGCTGCCCATGGGTGAGGAGGTGGAGACCTTTGACATCCACTTCCAGGATGCGGTTACCTTGGGGATGGCcatggaggaggggaagggagtggTCCTGGTGGGGCTGAAGACATGCAACCTGCAGACGGCCAGGCTCTGCCTAAACACACACTACCTGTTCCGGGCACGCTCTGTCAACAGCAACGGGGCCGGGGAGTGGAGCTCCTCCTACAGA GTGAACACCGAGTGCCAGGGAGATGAGGCCAAGGCAGCCGTGACACAGGAAATCTAA